In Aliiroseovarius pelagivivens, a single window of DNA contains:
- a CDS encoding NAD(P)-dependent oxidoreductase — translation MKIGFVGLGNVGGKLAGSLLRNGKDLTVLDLNPELVEDFVSRGAEAADSPAALMRDCDVVITCLPSPAACNAVVSEMLDEVCEGKIWLEMSTTDEAEVKRLGSEVIARGGAAVDCPVSGGCHRADTGNISIFAGCDRATFERVLPILTVLGRRVLHTGELGSASVLKVMTNYLATANLLTCCEALVTMKAAGLDLATTYEAIKISSGTSFVHETESQVILNGSRDISFTMDLVKKDIGLFQDIADRANVPLEISPLMIEIFKDGIARFGERAQSDDIIRRLEEATGLDITAPGFPAEMTDDEPEEPGYEVVPARG, via the coding sequence ATGAAAATCGGATTTGTGGGGCTTGGCAATGTCGGTGGAAAACTGGCGGGCAGTCTGTTGCGCAATGGTAAGGATTTGACGGTCTTGGATCTGAATCCGGAACTTGTCGAAGATTTTGTATCGCGTGGAGCTGAAGCCGCAGACAGCCCAGCAGCCCTGATGCGGGACTGTGACGTGGTGATCACCTGCCTTCCCTCGCCCGCCGCGTGCAACGCCGTTGTCAGCGAGATGCTGGACGAGGTCTGCGAGGGCAAGATCTGGCTTGAGATGTCCACCACCGACGAGGCCGAGGTAAAGCGGTTGGGCTCTGAGGTCATTGCGCGTGGCGGTGCGGCGGTGGATTGCCCGGTTTCGGGCGGGTGCCATCGGGCGGATACGGGCAATATCTCGATCTTTGCGGGCTGTGATCGGGCGACGTTTGAACGCGTTCTGCCCATTCTGACCGTGCTGGGGCGGCGCGTGTTGCATACGGGCGAACTGGGATCGGCCTCGGTCTTGAAGGTGATGACCAACTATCTGGCGACCGCCAACCTGCTGACCTGCTGCGAAGCCTTGGTGACGATGAAAGCTGCGGGCTTGGATCTGGCCACAACTTATGAGGCCATCAAGATTTCGTCCGGCACATCCTTTGTGCACGAGACTGAAAGCCAGGTTATCCTGAACGGATCGCGTGACATTTCCTTCACTATGGACCTTGTGAAAAAGGACATTGGACTGTTTCAGGACATCGCGGATCGGGCCAATGTCCCGCTGGAAATCTCGCCCTTGATGATCGAGATTTTCAAGGACGGGATTGCGCGCTTTGGCGAGCGGGCGCAGTCAGACGACATCATTCGTCGGCTCGAGGAAGCCACCGGGTTGGACATCACCGCGCCCGGCTTCCCAGCCGAGATGACGGATGATGAACCCGAAGAGCCGGGATACGAGGTGGTGCCAGCGCGCGGTTAG
- a CDS encoding formate dehydrogenase accessory sulfurtransferase FdhD: protein MQLSTELHLSDYLIAPDPGAARLTRAVAGHDETGAPVTINVVEERPLTIFLNRREIVTAMTIGDYPEYLALGFLRNQGMLSEDDQIIGVDYDDDIETVVVRTATETDYEDKLSRKTRTSGCAVGTVFGDMMEGLEGLTLPSTPVKTSWLYALSQKINRTPSLYLEAGAIHGTVLCEGDRPLVYMEDVGRHNAVDKVAGWMLDQGVSGADKILYTTGRLTSEMVIKTAQMGIPALVSRSGFTAWGVEIANEIGLTLIGRMRGQRFTCLAGEERLIRDVDPAHVTREDSKHRRKGADT, encoded by the coding sequence TTGCAATTGTCCACCGAATTACATCTATCCGATTATCTGATCGCCCCCGATCCCGGCGCGGCGCGTTTGACGCGCGCTGTCGCAGGTCATGACGAAACCGGCGCACCGGTGACCATCAACGTGGTGGAAGAACGTCCTTTGACCATTTTCCTGAACCGGCGCGAGATCGTGACCGCCATGACCATCGGCGACTATCCCGAATATCTGGCGCTGGGATTTCTGCGCAATCAGGGGATGCTGTCCGAGGACGACCAGATCATCGGCGTCGACTATGATGACGACATCGAAACGGTCGTCGTGCGCACGGCGACTGAAACGGATTATGAAGACAAACTCTCCCGCAAGACCCGCACCTCGGGTTGTGCCGTGGGCACAGTGTTTGGCGACATGATGGAGGGTCTTGAAGGGCTGACCTTGCCCTCAACCCCCGTGAAAACCTCGTGGCTTTACGCGCTGTCGCAGAAGATCAACCGCACGCCCTCGCTATACCTTGAAGCTGGTGCAATCCATGGAACCGTGCTGTGCGAAGGTGACCGCCCGCTGGTCTATATGGAGGACGTCGGCCGCCACAATGCCGTCGACAAAGTGGCGGGCTGGATGCTGGATCAGGGTGTCTCGGGCGCAGACAAGATCCTCTACACCACCGGGCGACTGACGTCTGAGATGGTGATCAAAACCGCGCAGATGGGCATCCCAGCACTGGTCTCGCGCTCGGGCTTTACCGCGTGGGGCGTCGAGATCGCGAACGAGATCGGCTTGACCCTGATCGGTCGGATGCGCGGTCAACGATTCACCTGTCTGGCCGGGGAAGAGCGTCTGATCCGCGATGTGGACCCAGCCCATGTAACCCGAGAAGACAGCAAACACCGCCGCAAAGGGGCCGACACATGA
- a CDS encoding DUF6173 family protein, whose protein sequence is MSDDTPKPKARQPRSHTVDCSESGPVVVEDQPLPAKVAKTPVEEKSPAEWAYERLILYIKNFEEQLDNEHEVAMGFAGGDAGVLRIEGIGFFDPDIITYYGSDGEGTKTQLVQHVSQLSVMLRALPKQVESAEPNRIGFRLAAQLEED, encoded by the coding sequence ATGTCCGACGACACCCCCAAACCTAAAGCCCGCCAACCCCGTTCGCATACTGTTGATTGCAGCGAATCCGGGCCTGTGGTGGTTGAAGACCAACCACTGCCCGCAAAGGTCGCCAAGACACCGGTCGAGGAAAAAAGCCCCGCGGAATGGGCCTATGAGCGCCTGATTCTCTATATCAAAAACTTCGAAGAGCAGTTGGACAACGAACACGAGGTCGCCATGGGCTTTGCCGGAGGCGATGCGGGTGTGTTGCGGATCGAGGGGATCGGCTTTTTCGACCCAGACATCATCACCTATTACGGATCAGATGGTGAAGGCACAAAAACCCAATTGGTACAGCATGTCAGCCAATTGTCGGTGATGCTGCGCGCCCTGCCTAAACAGGTCGAAAGCGCCGAACCGAACCGCATCGGCTTTCGTTTGGCCGCCCAGCTGGAAGAAGATTAA
- a CDS encoding MBL fold metallo-hydrolase: MSDVSTGKLDFPFPDAPAEGEAIEVAKGVLWARLPLPMALDHVNVFAFEDPEGWTIVDTGFDTGKTRRIWEKLLAGPMGGKPVVRVIVTHHHPDHVGLAGWFQRDHGAELVTTRTAWLFARMLLLDEQIEPVDETLAYWRAAGMDREVYEKRLTERPFNYADIVADMPLGFKRIKEGSRIRFGGRDWDVRIGNGHAPEHATLWSTDGELVIGGDQLLATISPNLGVYATEPDADPVGDWLEANERLRQYATPNQLVLPGHKLPFTGLPTRMRQLIDNHHSALRRLEEFLSEPHTAGECFPPLFKREIKGGEYGLALVEAVGHLNHLLHEGRATRTMREDGAWVWRAI; this comes from the coding sequence GTGAGCGACGTATCGACCGGAAAGCTGGACTTTCCCTTTCCTGACGCTCCGGCTGAAGGCGAGGCCATCGAGGTTGCAAAAGGTGTGCTTTGGGCGCGACTTCCGCTGCCAATGGCGCTGGATCATGTGAACGTCTTCGCGTTTGAAGATCCCGAGGGCTGGACCATCGTCGACACTGGTTTTGACACCGGGAAGACGCGCCGCATTTGGGAAAAGCTTCTGGCCGGACCTATGGGCGGCAAACCCGTGGTGCGCGTGATCGTTACGCATCATCACCCCGACCACGTCGGGCTGGCGGGCTGGTTCCAGCGCGATCATGGCGCAGAGCTTGTGACGACCCGCACAGCTTGGCTGTTCGCCCGGATGTTGCTGCTGGACGAGCAAATAGAACCCGTGGACGAGACGCTCGCCTATTGGCGCGCGGCGGGGATGGATCGCGAGGTTTACGAGAAACGCCTGACCGAACGCCCCTTCAACTATGCCGACATCGTCGCCGACATGCCCCTTGGCTTCAAACGCATCAAGGAAGGCAGCCGCATTCGCTTTGGCGGCCGCGATTGGGACGTACGGATTGGCAATGGTCACGCGCCAGAACACGCGACGCTCTGGTCGACGGATGGAGAACTGGTGATCGGCGGCGATCAGCTTTTGGCGACAATCAGCCCGAACCTTGGCGTCTATGCCACCGAGCCCGATGCCGACCCTGTGGGCGACTGGCTGGAAGCGAACGAGCGGCTGAGGCAATACGCGACCCCCAACCAACTGGTCCTGCCCGGCCATAAGCTGCCCTTCACAGGCCTGCCCACGCGGATGCGCCAGTTGATTGACAACCACCACAGCGCTTTGCGTCGACTGGAAGAGTTCCTGTCAGAGCCTCACACCGCTGGCGAATGTTTCCCGCCACTGTTTAAACGCGAAATCAAGGGCGGTGAATACGGGCTGGCGCTGGTCGAGGCCGTCGGCCATCTGAACCACCTTCTGCACGAAGGCCGCGCCACCCGCACAATGCGCGAGGATGGCGCGTGGGTGTGGCGCGCAATCTAA
- a CDS encoding aa3-type cytochrome c oxidase subunit IV: MADHVHGTMDTGAQEKTYAGFVAATKWSVIAILAILVFLAIVGA; this comes from the coding sequence ATGGCTGATCACGTACATGGCACCATGGATACCGGCGCGCAGGAAAAGACCTATGCGGGCTTTGTCGCTGCAACCAAATGGTCGGTTATCGCTATTCTGGCCATTTTGGTCTTCTTGGCCATCGTCGGCGCGTAA
- the mobA gene encoding molybdenum cofactor guanylyltransferase MobA, which translates to MTRPLGIILAGGLATRMGGGDKGRLPLGDSTLLSHVIDRLAPQVDGMALNANGDPVRFADTGLPVLPDSIDGYAGPLAGVLAGLDWASEQGATHVVSAAADTPFFPRDLVDRLLIAAQRDGTDIALAATLDPQRGAMRQPTFGLWPVALRDDLRAALEDGLRKVVLWTDKHGAAVASFAPTPFDPFFNVNTPEDLAQAEQFLETAP; encoded by the coding sequence ATGACCCGTCCCCTTGGCATCATTCTGGCCGGTGGTCTTGCCACCCGTATGGGCGGTGGAGACAAAGGGCGCCTTCCCTTGGGCGACAGCACACTTTTGTCCCACGTGATCGACCGACTGGCCCCTCAGGTCGACGGCATGGCCTTGAACGCGAACGGAGACCCCGTGCGTTTTGCCGACACCGGCCTGCCCGTTCTGCCCGACAGCATCGACGGCTATGCGGGTCCCTTGGCAGGCGTCTTGGCCGGGCTGGATTGGGCTTCTGAACAGGGCGCGACCCATGTCGTATCCGCCGCTGCCGACACGCCGTTTTTCCCGCGCGACCTTGTGGATCGGCTTCTGATTGCTGCGCAGCGCGACGGCACTGACATTGCTTTGGCCGCCACGCTGGATCCGCAACGCGGGGCCATGCGCCAACCCACCTTTGGCCTTTGGCCGGTCGCGCTGCGTGATGACCTACGTGCAGCCCTAGAAGACGGCCTGCGAAAAGTCGTCCTCTGGACCGACAAGCACGGTGCTGCCGTCGCCAGCTTCGCGCCCACTCCTTTCGATCCGTTTTTCAACGTGAACACCCCAGAAGACCTTGCCCAGGCCGAACAGTTTTTGGAGACCGCCCCATGA
- a CDS encoding AzlD domain-containing protein — translation MEDLNHTTVWFVIFVMAIGSFLIRFSFLGLIGDRPMPEWVLRHLRYTPVAVLPGLVAPLVFWPDATGGNPDPARLGAALVTLAVGYFSKNVLAAILSGAATLYGLLYLLG, via the coding sequence ATTGAAGACCTGAACCATACCACCGTCTGGTTTGTTATCTTCGTGATGGCGATTGGCAGCTTTTTGATCCGCTTCAGCTTTTTGGGTCTGATCGGGGATCGCCCGATGCCCGAATGGGTGCTGCGCCATCTGCGCTATACACCCGTCGCAGTGCTGCCCGGGCTTGTGGCCCCGCTGGTCTTTTGGCCCGACGCGACAGGGGGAAACCCCGACCCGGCGCGATTGGGGGCTGCTCTTGTGACCTTGGCTGTGGGGTATTTCAGCAAAAACGTTCTGGCCGCGATCCTGTCAGGAGCCGCCACGCTTTACGGGTTGCTGTATCTGCTTGGATGA
- a CDS encoding AzlC family ABC transporter permease codes for MTTSNPKRQFLRGTRDALPFLLVVVPFAALFGVVATEAGLNLAETMGFSVMVIAGAAQFTAVQLMTENAPTLIVILTALAVNLRMAMYSASLTPYLGSAPIWQRALVAYMMVDQAYALSQIKFEMERDLTVSERFAYYMGTVVPLVPFWYGASYLGAVAGAQIPPEFALDFALPITFLAMIAPALRSIAHIASAGTSVALALLMAWMPYGSGLLVAAIGAMIVGAQIELYMERRAA; via the coding sequence ATGACGACGTCCAACCCGAAACGACAATTCCTGCGCGGAACGCGCGATGCGCTACCGTTTCTTCTGGTTGTCGTCCCTTTTGCGGCGCTTTTCGGAGTCGTCGCCACCGAAGCGGGCCTGAATCTGGCCGAGACGATGGGCTTTTCCGTCATGGTGATCGCTGGGGCTGCTCAGTTCACAGCGGTGCAACTGATGACGGAAAACGCACCCACGTTGATCGTGATCCTGACCGCGTTGGCGGTGAACTTGCGTATGGCAATGTATAGCGCGTCTTTGACGCCGTATCTGGGAAGTGCACCCATATGGCAGCGCGCATTGGTGGCCTATATGATGGTGGATCAGGCCTATGCTCTGTCTCAGATCAAGTTCGAGATGGAACGAGATCTGACGGTATCCGAACGCTTTGCCTATTACATGGGCACGGTCGTTCCGCTGGTGCCGTTTTGGTACGGGGCATCTTATCTAGGTGCCGTCGCAGGTGCGCAGATCCCCCCTGAATTCGCGTTGGACTTTGCGCTTCCGATTACCTTTCTGGCGATGATCGCTCCGGCGTTGCGCAGCATTGCGCATATCGCATCTGCCGGTACGTCTGTGGCGTTGGCGCTGCTCATGGCGTGGATGCCATATGGCTCGGGACTGTTGGTGGCTGCGATCGGCGCAATGATCGTTGGCGCTCAGATCGAGCTTTACATGGAGCGGAGAGCAGCGTGA